The segment TCAGCCCCGTCTTAGCGGGCAGTCCCGCCTCAGCGATCTGTGCCAAGACGGAGAGACTACAGTCATAAGTAGCTCGGCTACGTACCACGGGCGTGAGCCGTCGCACCGTCTCCATATTGTGCGCCACCACCTCGGGGCGCTCCTGTAGGATCGGCGCAATGAGCTCTGCCTGCCCGTCGAAGTCGGGTATCAGCACCTCGATCGTGACGCCAGGGCACAGCTCTCGTATCTGTCGTATCGTCTCGACCCAGTGGGCACTCCCCTTGTCGGGCAGATCATCGCGATCCACACTGGTGACCACCGCATGCTTGAGTCCTAGCGCACGGACACTCTCAGCGACGTGACGAGGCTCCTCAGGGTCTAGCGGTAGCGGGCGACCCGTCTCTGTATTGCAAAACTTACAAGCTCGCGTACAGACCGCTCCCCCGATCATAAAGGTGGCGGTACCTCGTGACCAGCACTCACCCTGATTAGGACAGCGACCGCTCGTACAGATTGTGTGCAGACAATGCTGCTGCAGCACCGCACGCGTCTCGTCGTAGGTTACATCGCTACCGAGTTTGATCTTGAGCCACTCAGGCTTACGTATGTGGGGTTGCTTCATCAGCTCTATCTCTAGAAGTTATTTAAGCTTACGATCGAGGAACTCGATGATGCGACTGTAGAGGTGCTGCCTGTTGTTGCCCCCGTAGATGCTGTGATCCTTGTCTGTATAGGTCGCCATCTCAAAGGGAATGTCCGCCTTAACCAGCTCGGTGGCTAGGCGCATCGTGTTTTGCAGATGCACATTGTCATCAGCCGTGCCGTGAATGACCAGCAGATCACCATGTAGGTTGTGTGCGATAGGTAGGACAGAAGAAGCTTCGTAGCCCTTGTTATTGACCTGTGGAGTCGCCATGAAGCGCTCTGTGTAAACCGTATCGTAAAAGCGCCAGTCGGTCACAGGAGCCACAGCTACACCAGCACGAAATACCTTGCCACGGCAGAGCGACATGAGCGTATTGTACCCGCCGTAGCTCCAGCCGAAGATAGCGATCCGATCTCCATCGATATAAGCAAACTGCTTGGGCAGCGCCTCAGCTGCAGCTATCTGGTCGCTACTCTCGCGCAGACCTAGCTCACGATAGGTGCACTTGCGCCACTCGGTGCCACGGCCACCTGTGCCACGTCCGTCCACACAGACTACGACATAGCCAGCCTGCGCCAGGGCGTACTCCCAGCCGATGTAAAACTGATCCAACACCTCCTGCGAGTCGGGACCACTGTACTGATGCATCACCGTGGGGTAACGCTTGCTCGCGTCAAAGTGTGGCGGGCGGATCATCCAGCCATGGAGCGTGCGTCCAGGAGCCACCTCAATGGTAAAGAACTCCTTGTCGTTGTAGTCATACCCCTTGAGCTTAGCGACCAGCTGCGCATTGTCTTCGAGCGTACGGATCACCTTGCCATCCTTTGCCGTGCGGATTGTCGTGATGGTAGGTGTCTTAGCATTGCTATAGCTATTGATGAAGTAACTATAGTCTTGCGTGAAACTAGCACGATTGATGCCAGCCTCTCCCGCTAAGACAGTCGTTTTGCCCCGTGGGGTCGTCTTGAGGACTCGTCTCTGGGTAGGTGTCTCGTCGGCAGCTTGGTAGTAGACGTTGCCTTCGCTGTCACAGCCGTAGAAGTTGATAATGTCCCAGTCACCCTGAGTCAGGCGCTGCTGGAGTGCTCCATTCGTACCATACTTATAGAGCTGCGTAGAGCCATCGCGCTCGCTCAGCATGACGATGCCATCGGGGACAAAGCGCATGGAGTTGATAAACTCATTGTTGATATATCGCGGGTCTTGCTCACGAAGGGTCAGCCGAGGCGTACGACTCTTCGGATTAATGCGGTACACCTTGAGATCGTTCTGCAGACGATTGAGCGTGACAGCGGC is part of the Porphyromonas asaccharolytica DSM 20707 genome and harbors:
- the lipA gene encoding lipoyl synthase — its product is MKQPHIRKPEWLKIKLGSDVTYDETRAVLQQHCLHTICTSGRCPNQGECWSRGTATFMIGGAVCTRACKFCNTETGRPLPLDPEEPRHVAESVRALGLKHAVVTSVDRDDLPDKGSAHWVETIRQIRELCPGVTIEVLIPDFDGQAELIAPILQERPEVVAHNMETVRRLTPVVRSRATYDCSLSVLAQIAEAGLPAKTGLMLGLGETQEEILETMDDLRQVDCSILTLGQYLQPTRRHYPVQEYVHPDRFAELREIALGKGFRHVESGPLVRSSYHAERHLL
- a CDS encoding S9 family peptidase, encoding MRNRILFTTLILLCSLTLVAQQQREITLPEVTSGAFAARGAGNGFRSLPDGKHYTLISDDYQRIVKYEYATGRAVDTLFDIATARECDLKAIWDYDIAPSGHHILIYTDIQPIYRRSYTLRATHYDVRRNLCEPLTEGEIMIPTFSPDGRMVAFVRDNNIYIKKFDFNSEVQVTTDGKRNEVINGTTDWVYEEEFSTTRLMEWSPESDFLAFVRSDESQVKAYSMPIYGDDLYPTDYVYKYPKVGEQNSTVSLHLYNLELKRIDRVELPLDADGYIPRIVFTGWGSDLAAVTLNRLQNDLKVYRINPKSRTPRLTLREQDPRYINNEFINSMRFVPDGIVMLSERDGSTQLYKYGTNGALQQRLTQGDWDIINFYGCDSEGNVYYQAADETPTQRRVLKTTPRGKTTVLAGEAGINRASFTQDYSYFINSYSNAKTPTITTIRTAKDGKVIRTLEDNAQLVAKLKGYDYNDKEFFTIEVAPGRTLHGWMIRPPHFDASKRYPTVMHQYSGPDSQEVLDQFYIGWEYALAQAGYVVVCVDGRGTGGRGTEWRKCTYRELGLRESSDQIAAAEALPKQFAYIDGDRIAIFGWSYGGYNTLMSLCRGKVFRAGVAVAPVTDWRFYDTVYTERFMATPQVNNKGYEASSVLPIAHNLHGDLLVIHGTADDNVHLQNTMRLATELVKADIPFEMATYTDKDHSIYGGNNRQHLYSRIIEFLDRKLK